From the Rhodococcus sp. NBC_00297 genome, one window contains:
- a CDS encoding HAD family hydrolase gives MTLRGIAFFDIDGTLVPSMSSGSFLAARLGHQQALDDAELRYAAGELTNQEVSVIDAEGWRGVSVESVDQWLEALPLINGIDDVTAWCRSHRIEPVLASLAWQPVSSSIARRFGFTANGGPRVGVSGSSFDGTVAEHFDEYDKRDRAVDLAGERGVPLRHCCAIGDSRSDIPLFEVVPTSLALNAGDAAREAATTAIVTEDLIDVLPWLQEWEHGID, from the coding sequence GTGACGTTGCGGGGCATCGCGTTCTTCGATATCGACGGAACGTTGGTCCCGTCGATGTCGAGTGGTAGTTTTCTCGCGGCGCGACTGGGTCACCAGCAGGCGCTCGATGATGCGGAGTTGCGGTATGCCGCGGGCGAGTTGACGAATCAAGAGGTCAGCGTCATCGATGCCGAGGGCTGGCGCGGCGTGAGCGTCGAGAGCGTGGACCAGTGGCTCGAGGCGCTCCCGCTGATCAACGGAATCGACGACGTGACGGCGTGGTGTCGCAGTCATCGGATCGAACCGGTGCTCGCGTCGCTGGCGTGGCAGCCGGTCAGCAGTTCGATAGCCAGACGTTTCGGCTTCACGGCCAATGGCGGTCCCCGGGTGGGGGTATCGGGATCGAGCTTCGACGGCACCGTGGCCGAGCACTTCGACGAGTACGACAAGCGTGACCGCGCGGTCGATCTCGCGGGGGAACGGGGAGTGCCGCTGCGCCACTGCTGCGCGATCGGAGACAGCAGGTCCGACATCCCTCTGTTCGAGGTTGTCCCGACATCACTCGCGCTCAACGCCGGTGACGCCGCCCGCGAAGCCGCGACCACCGCGATCGTCACCGAGGATCTGATCGACGTGCTGCCGTGGCTCCAGGAGTGGGAACACGGGATCGACTGA